GCCCCCCTGGGGGATAATTTTGTGGTATGTTAAAAAAGTTGAACTAAATGATTAGAAAAACCGTTGTCCCCCTCGCCCCTCAGAAACCCCTACTCATCGTCGATCCTTAGCCAACAGGCGGGTTCGCTAGCTCCTGCTGACCTTAGTGCTGGATTAGAAACCGGATTAGAAGAAGTTTCTATCCCCCTGATTAGCCCGATCGTCCGAAAGCTGTCTCTTACCTGGCAGTTTTTTGTGGCTTCAGCTTTCCTCGTCTCAATTCCAGTGTTTTTGCAGGCTCCCCTGGTGCGATCAGCTCCCTGGCTGAGTCTGGTTATGACAGGTGGCTGGCTCTGGCTTAGCATCTGGCTGCGTTCCCGTCCTCAATCCGAAGCATGGGGCGATTTGCTCATGGGTTTCACCTGGACATGGCTGGCAGGTTCGATCTACTGGGGCTGGCTACGGTGGGAACCGTTTTTTCATCTGCCGATCGAGGCGGTGGGACTTCCCTTTGCGATCGTCGGTTTGATGCGCGGGCAGGACAAGATTGGCAACTGGTTTTATTTAGGCTCATTGTTTGGCACTGCCATGACAGACGCCTATTTCTATGCCGTTGATTTGATTCCCCAATGGCGACAGCTCGTACAGGTTGAGCCGCATCTAATTCAGCCCATCTTTCAAAGTGCGATCGCCCAAATGCAAACGACCTGGGGTATAAGTTGGGCGATTGGACTGGCAGTAGTCCTGCTGCTGGTTGGGGGCTTGCCGCTGCGATCGAAACAGCTCCACTGGTGGGCAATGGGTGGCGCAGTGCTAAGTACGATTCTGGTAGATGGGCTATTTTGGCTGGCAGCAATTTCCGCCTAGCCTTTTCCAAATTTGATCCCTGAACAACGGGAAAATGCAGGAAAAGAGACGGTCAAGAGAAGCGATCAATCA
This is a stretch of genomic DNA from Leptolyngbya ohadii IS1. It encodes these proteins:
- a CDS encoding DUF3120 domain-containing protein, whose protein sequence is MSPSPLRNPYSSSILSQQAGSLAPADLSAGLETGLEEVSIPLISPIVRKLSLTWQFFVASAFLVSIPVFLQAPLVRSAPWLSLVMTGGWLWLSIWLRSRPQSEAWGDLLMGFTWTWLAGSIYWGWLRWEPFFHLPIEAVGLPFAIVGLMRGQDKIGNWFYLGSLFGTAMTDAYFYAVDLIPQWRQLVQVEPHLIQPIFQSAIAQMQTTWGISWAIGLAVVLLLVGGLPLRSKQLHWWAMGGAVLSTILVDGLFWLAAISA